The nucleotide sequence ATACTCAAAAATCTTGCAAGAGGCAGTCAAGGAACCAATGGAACCACTCAGTTCACCTAGTTTTAAATGGCTGCGCCGATACAATTCATCTCGCTTTGTCAAGAACCAGTCAGGAGGCGTTGTAAAAGTTTCTAAGCATCATCAGGATTGAGTTTAGCCAATACCCAAGTAGTGTAAGTTCCTATCGGACTCCAGAGTAAATAGGGAATTAACAACACAGATGCAACAGCCGAGATTCGTAATACAGTCAGTGCCAAAATCAAACTTAATATGAAACCAATTCCGCCTACGATGGTGCCGACTTTGAGACTGCGGAGCCTCAACATCAGCGGGTTGTAGGCAACTGTAACTAATTCTAGTAACACGTAGAAGCCCATTAGCCACCAATTTTTGGTGCGTTCCCAGACAACATAAGCTGACCAAGCACCACAAATAAAAACTACTATCCAAATCAAAGGAATAGCCGCCTCAAAAGTTAACCATCTCGGTCTTTGCAGACGTTTGAACCACTTAACATCATTTGGCGTAATTAAGTTGCTCAAGCCAGCAACTAAAAAAGTTACGCCTCCAATCACCATCCAAGATTTAATCATGCCCCTACCCTTCGCAACACCAAACCTGCTAGCCATCTGTAGCGATTTTGTCAAGTTGAGAAGCTAATTGTAATCACCCGCTAGTCAGAATCTAAGCTTGCTGATGACTGTTGTCGCAGCTACACAAGCCCAATCTGCTGTTTTTGCTTTCTTTAGG is from Funiculus sociatus GB2-C1 and encodes:
- a CDS encoding TspO/MBR family protein: MIKSWMVIGGVTFLVAGLSNLITPNDVKWFKRLQRPRWLTFEAAIPLIWIVVFICGAWSAYVVWERTKNWWLMGFYVLLELVTVAYNPLMLRLRSLKVGTIVGGIGFILSLILALTVLRISAVASVLLIPYLLWSPIGTYTTWVLAKLNPDDA